From the uncultured Trichococcus sp. genome, one window contains:
- the nusG gene encoding transcription termination/antitermination protein NusG: METIENEKQWYVLHTYSGYENKVKLNIESRAQSMNMEDHIFRVVIPEEEQVEVKDGKEKATTQKTFPGYVLVEMIMSDEAWFVVRNTPGVTGFVGSHGAGSKPSALLNEEIEVILKRMGMSTRTHDVEFEKGEPVTITDGAFNGLSGFVEEVDSEKGKLKVMIEMFGRETIAELDYDQVDKG; this comes from the coding sequence ATGGAAACGATCGAAAACGAAAAACAATGGTATGTGTTGCACACTTATTCAGGCTATGAGAACAAAGTGAAACTGAACATCGAATCGCGTGCGCAAAGCATGAATATGGAAGATCATATCTTCCGCGTCGTCATCCCGGAAGAAGAGCAAGTGGAAGTGAAGGACGGCAAAGAGAAAGCGACCACGCAAAAAACTTTCCCTGGTTACGTGTTGGTTGAAATGATCATGTCTGATGAAGCATGGTTCGTAGTCCGTAATACACCGGGCGTCACCGGTTTCGTCGGATCGCATGGAGCGGGAAGCAAGCCGTCCGCCTTATTGAATGAAGAGATCGAAGTCATCCTGAAGCGCATGGGCATGAGTACGCGTACGCATGATGTGGAATTCGAAAAAGGCGAACCCGTCACCATCACCGATGGCGCATTCAATGGCCTGTCAGGGTTCGTTGAAGAAGTGGACAGCGAAAAAGGCAAGCTGAAAGTCATGATCGAAATGTTCGGCCGCGAAACAATTGCCGAGCTGGATTACGATCAAGTCGATAAAGGCTAA
- the secE gene encoding preprotein translocase subunit SecE has product MKFLKSVADEMKQVTWPTGKELAKYTNTVVVTTILFVIFFAVVDFGITEGMDLFLN; this is encoded by the coding sequence ATGAAATTTCTGAAGAGCGTAGCGGATGAAATGAAGCAAGTGACTTGGCCAACCGGTAAGGAATTAGCAAAATATACGAATACGGTAGTCGTTACCACAATTCTGTTCGTAATATTTTTTGCTGTAGTAGATTTTGGGATCACAGAAGGAATGGATCTATTCTTAAATTAA
- the rpmG gene encoding 50S ribosomal protein L33, which produces MAIRKAALACTVCGSRNYTITPTEKGRTERLEVKKFCRYCGKHTLHKETK; this is translated from the coding sequence ATGGCTATCAGAAAAGCCGCATTAGCCTGTACCGTATGTGGATCAAGGAACTATACCATCACACCTACTGAAAAAGGTCGTACAGAACGTTTGGAAGTCAAGAAATTTTGCCGGTACTGCGGAAAGCATACCTTGCATAAAGAAACGAAATAA
- a CDS encoding glucose PTS transporter subunit IIA, which translates to MKDKLFGILQRVGRSFMLPIAILPVAGLFLGIGGSFTNATTLETYGLTELMGQGTFIYDVLNVMNQAGSVVFGNLPLIFAVGCAIGMAKAEKATASLAAVIAFLIMHSSIGAMIVARGGADQFIEGSITNVLGIESLQMGVFGGMIVGLGVAALHNRFYKIQLPAALSFFEGTRFVPIISSIVYLFVGILMVFIWPPVQEGINAIGALVQGSGYAGTWLYGFMERALIPFGLHHVFYLPFWQTAVGGTMEVGGKMVEGAQNIFFAQLADPDTTVFSVAATRFMSGKFPLMIFGLPGAALAMYRTAKPEKRKEAGGLLLSAALTSMLTGITEPLEFTFLFVATPLYVIHSILAGAAYMLMHMFNVGVGMTFSGGFIDMFLYGILQGNAKTNWIWIVFVGLAYFVVYYFLFSFLIKKFNYKTPGREDDSTEVKLYTRADMNAKAQEGAADIASIVKNETDEMSASIIYGLGGAANIVDVDSCATRLRTTVANGDLVDAELLKGTGASGVIHKGNGVQVVYGPKVSVIKSNLEEFIESGSAAKLPSKEDYYGLKAVEKTEEKATEKTAASAAEEKATVATTLRSPIAGIAIPLTQVDDAAFASEALGKGVAIEPAVGEVVSPINGKVVMVFDTKHAIGLESDEGVEILIHIGLDTVNLKGEGFTTHVKAGDFVEIGDKLVDFDIDFIKASGYKTTTPMVITNTFNYKNIEVVAEGTVDLGDAIVTVQ; encoded by the coding sequence ATGAAGGACAAACTTTTTGGCATTTTGCAGCGAGTTGGACGTTCATTTATGTTGCCAATCGCCATTTTACCAGTAGCCGGACTCTTTTTGGGTATCGGTGGGTCATTTACTAATGCCACTACACTAGAAACATATGGTTTAACGGAACTGATGGGTCAAGGGACATTCATTTATGATGTTCTGAACGTAATGAATCAGGCCGGATCAGTCGTCTTTGGCAACTTGCCGTTGATCTTCGCTGTCGGCTGTGCCATCGGTATGGCGAAAGCTGAAAAAGCGACTGCATCTTTGGCGGCTGTCATCGCCTTCCTGATCATGCATTCATCAATCGGCGCTATGATCGTAGCCCGTGGCGGCGCAGATCAGTTCATCGAAGGCTCCATCACGAACGTATTGGGTATCGAGTCATTGCAAATGGGTGTTTTTGGAGGTATGATTGTCGGTTTGGGTGTTGCTGCACTTCATAATCGCTTTTATAAAATTCAATTACCAGCTGCTCTTTCATTTTTTGAAGGCACTCGTTTTGTTCCGATCATTTCATCGATCGTCTACTTGTTCGTTGGTATCCTGATGGTCTTCATCTGGCCGCCAGTACAAGAAGGCATCAATGCGATCGGTGCTTTGGTACAAGGTTCCGGCTACGCCGGAACATGGCTCTATGGTTTCATGGAGCGTGCGTTGATTCCGTTCGGTCTGCACCACGTATTCTACTTGCCTTTCTGGCAAACTGCAGTGGGCGGAACAATGGAAGTCGGCGGAAAAATGGTCGAAGGTGCACAAAACATCTTCTTCGCGCAATTGGCTGATCCTGACACAACTGTCTTCAGCGTTGCCGCTACACGTTTCATGTCAGGTAAATTCCCGTTGATGATCTTCGGATTGCCTGGTGCTGCTTTAGCGATGTACCGCACAGCTAAACCAGAAAAAAGAAAAGAAGCCGGCGGACTTTTGTTGTCTGCTGCCTTGACTTCCATGCTTACTGGTATCACTGAGCCGTTGGAATTCACATTCTTGTTTGTTGCTACACCGTTGTATGTCATCCACTCGATTTTAGCCGGTGCTGCTTACATGTTGATGCATATGTTCAACGTAGGCGTCGGTATGACTTTCTCGGGCGGATTCATCGACATGTTCTTGTACGGTATCCTGCAAGGGAATGCCAAAACGAACTGGATTTGGATCGTATTCGTCGGTCTTGCTTACTTCGTAGTCTACTACTTCCTGTTCTCGTTCCTGATCAAGAAGTTCAACTACAAGACTCCAGGTCGTGAAGACGATTCGACTGAAGTCAAGTTGTATACACGTGCTGACATGAATGCGAAAGCGCAAGAAGGCGCTGCAGACATTGCCTCAATCGTGAAAAACGAAACGGATGAAATGTCCGCTTCCATCATTTACGGTCTGGGTGGGGCAGCGAACATCGTGGACGTCGACAGCTGTGCGACGCGTCTGCGTACAACCGTTGCAAACGGAGATTTGGTTGATGCGGAATTATTGAAGGGCACGGGAGCATCCGGCGTTATCCATAAAGGAAACGGCGTTCAAGTTGTTTACGGACCTAAAGTTTCCGTCATCAAATCAAACCTGGAAGAATTCATCGAAAGCGGCAGTGCCGCAAAACTGCCTTCCAAAGAAGACTACTATGGTCTGAAGGCTGTTGAAAAAACAGAAGAAAAAGCAACAGAAAAAACAGCAGCATCTGCTGCTGAAGAAAAAGCGACAGTTGCCACTACTTTGCGTTCGCCGATCGCTGGTATCGCTATTCCGCTGACTCAAGTGGATGATGCTGCCTTCGCTAGTGAAGCATTGGGTAAAGGGGTCGCAATCGAACCTGCAGTCGGTGAAGTTGTTTCGCCGATCAACGGTAAAGTCGTCATGGTCTTCGACACGAAGCATGCTATCGGTCTTGAATCGGACGAAGGCGTTGAAATTTTGATCCACATCGGATTGGATACTGTCAATCTGAAGGGTGAAGGTTTCACTACCCATGTCAAGGCTGGGGATTTTGTTGAAATCGGAGACAAATTGGTCGATTTCGATATCGACTTCATCAAAGCTTCCGGTTACAAGACAACTACTCCTATGGTAATCACAAACACTTTCAATTACAAAAACATTGAAGTTGTTGCGGAAGGTACTGTAGATCTTGGCGATGCAATCGTTACAGTTCAATAA
- a CDS encoding GNAT family N-acetyltransferase yields MITIREGTPADEFFLKEMTYQAIYSPKGGGFLPRKILEEPAIRRYYADFGRAGDAAFVALVDEAAVGAVWIRFATAAPKGYGFVRADVPELMLAVLPDFRGRGIGQALLERMLTQLRGTDLEAVSLSVARSNPVRRLYERSGFRIVKNQRKSCTMLLELKIKIE; encoded by the coding sequence ATGATCACCATCAGAGAGGGAACCCCTGCGGATGAGTTTTTCCTGAAGGAAATGACTTATCAGGCGATTTATTCGCCCAAAGGCGGGGGCTTTTTGCCGCGGAAAATCTTGGAAGAGCCCGCAATCCGGCGCTACTATGCGGACTTTGGCAGGGCTGGGGACGCGGCTTTCGTTGCGCTAGTCGATGAAGCGGCTGTCGGAGCCGTGTGGATCCGGTTTGCGACGGCTGCCCCAAAAGGTTACGGATTCGTCCGCGCGGACGTACCGGAACTCATGCTTGCGGTGCTGCCGGATTTCCGCGGGCGCGGCATCGGGCAGGCGCTGCTGGAGCGGATGCTGACGCAGCTGCGGGGAACGGACTTGGAGGCTGTGTCCTTGAGTGTGGCCCGCTCCAATCCGGTGCGTCGCCTCTATGAGCGCTCTGGATTCCGCATTGTAAAAAATCAACGGAAATCTTGCACGATGTTGCTTGAGTTAAAAATAAAGATAGAGTAA
- the menA gene encoding 1,4-dihydroxy-2-naphthoate polyprenyltransferase, translated as MNVPVFLEFVEIKTKLASLFPFVLGTLFTLYHFGSINALNTILFFIAMVVFDMATTAINNTMDYVKAKNLVYRDEENILGKAGISVKQAAKIIISMIAFAALIGLILTARTNLLLLVIGALCFAIGILYTFGPFPISRMPLGEVASGLTMGFGIFFIAVFVNVPAGTLAALLLQWPNFTLAGNIANLLIILLQSAPLVFSIANIMLANNICDHETDISNHRYTLTFYIGKPVAVRLYAWLYYGAFAATTISVLFGIYPVWMLFIWAIFPIIQRNITRFKAKQDKATTFNLAIKNLILYHGLEIILLIVSLILK; from the coding sequence ATGAATGTACCTGTATTTTTGGAATTTGTGGAAATCAAGACCAAGTTGGCTAGTTTGTTTCCGTTTGTGTTGGGGACTTTGTTTACGCTCTACCATTTCGGCAGCATCAATGCGCTGAACACGATTTTATTCTTCATCGCCATGGTCGTTTTTGATATGGCGACGACGGCCATCAACAACACGATGGACTATGTGAAAGCGAAGAATCTGGTTTACCGTGACGAGGAAAACATCCTCGGGAAAGCTGGGATTTCCGTCAAACAGGCTGCGAAAATCATCATTTCGATGATCGCATTCGCGGCGCTGATCGGATTGATCCTGACGGCGCGGACCAATCTGTTGCTGTTGGTGATCGGCGCGCTCTGCTTTGCGATCGGGATCCTGTACACGTTCGGACCGTTCCCGATTTCCCGGATGCCTTTGGGCGAAGTGGCGTCGGGGCTGACGATGGGCTTCGGCATCTTCTTCATCGCCGTGTTCGTGAATGTGCCGGCCGGAACACTGGCCGCGTTGCTGTTGCAATGGCCGAATTTTACGCTAGCGGGAAATATCGCGAATCTGCTGATCATCCTGTTGCAGTCGGCTCCGTTGGTGTTCAGCATCGCCAACATCATGCTGGCGAATAATATCTGCGATCATGAAACGGACATCTCCAACCACCGCTACACGCTGACTTTCTACATCGGCAAGCCGGTTGCCGTGCGCTTATATGCCTGGTTGTATTACGGGGCTTTCGCCGCGACGACAATTTCGGTGCTGTTCGGGATCTATCCGGTCTGGATGCTGTTCATCTGGGCGATCTTCCCGATCATCCAACGCAACATCACCCGATTCAAAGCCAAACAGGACAAAGCGACGACCTTCAATCTGGCGATCAAAAATCTGATCCTTTACCACGGTTTGGAAATCATCCTGTTGATTGTGTCGCTTATTCTGAAATGA
- a CDS encoding FAD:protein FMN transferase, whose product MKRNVGKAGASGLLLLALLFGGCGNGDAQNEPALLKEPYEKTEFLMGTYVTVRVYDEGKEAVLEEAFDRVEELADKITVSEPGSEIDAINAAAGAAVELSEDVYPLVRSAWDYSEASNGNFDLSIGPITELWHIGFEDARKPEQSEIEAALTLVDYERVLLDDAARTVQLLDAGMLIDLGAIAKGYITDEVKELLVEEGVTTAIIDLGGNVYVLGGSPLREGESWNVGIQDPLAVRGETIGKTKQKDRSIVTSGIYERYIEVEGVSYHHLMDPETGYPFDNDIAGVSILSDKSIDGDALSTLVFGLGVEAGLAYVNERDDIEAVFVTKDKKVYVSDGLTDNFELTNDDYVWENE is encoded by the coding sequence ATGAAAAGAAATGTTGGTAAGGCCGGAGCATCAGGCTTGTTGTTGCTGGCGCTCCTTTTCGGCGGCTGCGGCAATGGGGATGCGCAGAATGAGCCGGCGCTGTTGAAGGAGCCTTACGAGAAAACGGAATTTCTTATGGGTACTTATGTGACGGTGCGCGTCTATGATGAAGGCAAGGAGGCTGTGCTGGAAGAGGCCTTCGACCGTGTCGAGGAGCTGGCTGACAAGATTACGGTGAGTGAACCGGGATCGGAGATCGATGCAATCAATGCAGCAGCCGGTGCGGCGGTGGAGCTGTCGGAGGATGTCTATCCGTTGGTAAGGAGCGCTTGGGATTACAGCGAAGCATCCAATGGTAATTTTGATCTGTCGATCGGACCGATCACCGAACTCTGGCACATCGGCTTCGAGGACGCCCGAAAACCGGAGCAGAGCGAAATCGAGGCGGCGCTGACGTTGGTTGATTATGAGCGCGTCCTGCTGGATGATGCGGCAAGGACCGTTCAGCTACTGGATGCGGGGATGCTGATTGACCTGGGCGCCATCGCCAAGGGCTACATCACCGACGAAGTGAAGGAGTTGCTGGTGGAGGAAGGCGTGACGACTGCCATCATCGATCTTGGTGGGAACGTCTACGTGCTGGGCGGTTCGCCGCTGCGCGAAGGGGAGTCCTGGAACGTGGGCATCCAGGATCCGTTGGCAGTGCGCGGGGAGACCATCGGCAAGACCAAGCAAAAGGACCGTTCCATTGTGACTTCGGGTATCTATGAACGCTACATCGAAGTGGAGGGCGTCAGCTACCACCATCTGATGGATCCGGAGACCGGCTATCCGTTCGATAACGATATCGCCGGCGTTTCAATCCTGTCCGATAAGTCGATCGATGGGGATGCGCTCTCGACGCTTGTGTTCGGTCTGGGCGTGGAAGCGGGTCTGGCCTACGTCAACGAACGCGACGATATCGAAGCCGTTTTTGTCACAAAGGACAAGAAGGTCTACGTTTCGGATGGGTTGACGGATAATTTTGAACTGACGAACGACGATTATGTTTGGGAAAATGAATAG
- a CDS encoding FMN-binding protein, translating to MELKKTLSTATLLLASTFVLAACGGADTETESSEVASSEVVAESSSEATAAAELQDGTYTLVEKNFDTRGWKTEFSITVVDGKITESTFDNVNEAGMKKSEDADYQTRMADQVGVGPADYFPQLNNQLIETQDPEAVEVVTGATHSSDTFKEYAPMLIAAAEAGDTTTIEIDNVVEE from the coding sequence ATGGAATTAAAGAAAACGTTATCTACGGCAACTCTTTTGCTGGCATCAACTTTCGTATTAGCAGCTTGCGGAGGTGCCGATACAGAAACTGAATCTTCAGAAGTGGCTTCATCCGAAGTCGTAGCTGAATCTTCATCAGAAGCTACAGCGGCAGCTGAATTACAGGACGGCACGTACACATTGGTTGAAAAGAACTTCGACACACGTGGCTGGAAAACTGAGTTCTCGATCACTGTCGTGGACGGCAAAATCACAGAGTCAACTTTTGACAACGTGAACGAAGCCGGCATGAAAAAATCCGAAGATGCAGACTACCAAACCAGAATGGCAGATCAAGTTGGCGTGGGTCCTGCTGACTACTTCCCTCAATTGAACAATCAATTGATCGAAACGCAAGATCCGGAAGCGGTGGAAGTCGTTACTGGTGCTACGCACTCTTCTGACACCTTCAAAGAGTACGCTCCAATGTTGATCGCAGCAGCTGAAGCTGGCGACACAACTACAATCGAAATCGACAACGTAGTCGAAGAATAA
- a CDS encoding polyprenyl synthetase family protein: MKIHSMWDQYPLLQAELVATNELLEKNITLKNQAVREAILARLLSGGKMLRPAYCLLFSHYSPERDAERAQAIAAAVELLHTATLMHDDVIDEAGTRRGQETMNRAFGNQIAVYSGDYLFTVCFRLLSAYAGDASVLKIDTNGMESILIGELNQMDMRYNPNMRMRDYLRQIQGKTAQLFALSCYAGAYGSDEDEKLAQLAYRIGHNIGMAFQVMDDVLDYTQDEKTLGKPALSDFRNGIYTAPVLYAMQADRKAFAAYIAKGADVTAAELAEIHALVERYGGNRSAQALAKKYTTKALKLIKKLPDQPVKETLTKLTEQLLYRNM; the protein is encoded by the coding sequence ATGAAAATTCATTCGATGTGGGACCAGTATCCGCTGTTGCAGGCGGAATTGGTCGCCACCAATGAGCTGTTGGAAAAAAACATAACGCTCAAAAACCAGGCGGTCAGGGAGGCGATTCTCGCGCGCTTGCTTTCGGGCGGCAAGATGCTGCGGCCTGCCTATTGCCTGTTGTTTTCGCACTATTCCCCGGAACGGGATGCGGAGCGGGCACAGGCGATCGCGGCTGCGGTGGAATTGTTGCATACGGCGACATTGATGCATGACGACGTGATCGATGAAGCCGGCACCCGCCGAGGCCAGGAGACGATGAACCGGGCTTTCGGCAATCAGATTGCCGTCTATTCGGGGGATTACCTGTTCACAGTCTGTTTCCGGCTGCTGTCCGCATACGCGGGCGATGCGTCTGTGCTGAAAATCGACACGAACGGGATGGAGAGCATCCTGATCGGCGAGTTGAACCAGATGGATATGCGCTACAATCCGAACATGCGCATGCGCGATTACTTGCGCCAGATCCAAGGCAAGACGGCCCAACTATTCGCGTTGAGCTGCTATGCCGGGGCCTATGGTTCGGATGAGGACGAGAAGCTGGCGCAGTTGGCCTACCGGATCGGCCACAACATCGGCATGGCTTTTCAGGTCATGGATGATGTGTTGGACTACACGCAGGACGAAAAGACCTTGGGCAAACCGGCTCTGAGCGATTTCCGCAACGGCATCTACACCGCGCCCGTGCTGTATGCGATGCAGGCCGATCGCAAAGCGTTCGCAGCATATATCGCCAAAGGAGCGGATGTGACCGCTGCGGAGCTCGCGGAGATCCATGCTTTGGTGGAACGCTATGGCGGCAACCGCTCGGCACAGGCTTTGGCCAAGAAGTACACGACGAAAGCACTGAAGCTGATCAAAAAATTGCCGGACCAGCCCGTAAAGGAAACGCTAACGAAATTAACTGAGCAATTGCTTTATCGCAATATGTAG
- a CDS encoding NusG domain II-containing protein, whose translation MRKYLKMIRRGDLLIILFLMAASFLPLGVFSYHQANAESADKIAVISVDGKVVKEFVLKNDGKTETYVFHDDHGHENVIVREGSQIRIASADCDDQLCVRMGAKDDIGETIMCLPNRVLIEVRGAQGTTADDEEALDIIS comes from the coding sequence ATGAGAAAATACCTGAAAATGATCCGCAGAGGCGATCTGCTCATCATCCTTTTTTTGATGGCGGCTTCCTTCCTGCCGTTGGGGGTCTTCAGCTACCACCAAGCCAACGCGGAGAGCGCGGATAAGATTGCGGTCATCAGCGTGGACGGCAAAGTGGTGAAAGAGTTTGTCCTGAAGAATGACGGAAAAACGGAAACCTATGTTTTCCATGACGACCATGGGCACGAGAACGTGATTGTGCGGGAAGGATCCCAAATCCGGATCGCCTCCGCCGATTGCGATGACCAATTGTGTGTGCGCATGGGCGCGAAGGATGACATCGGGGAGACGATCATGTGTCTGCCGAACCGTGTGCTGATTGAGGTGCGGGGCGCCCAAGGGACGACTGCTGACGATGAAGAGGCCCTCGACATCATCTCCTGA
- a CDS encoding NAD(P)/FAD-dependent oxidoreductase has protein sequence MSKKNIVVVGAGFAGVAAAKKLSRHFKKNPDVLITLIDKHSYQTYMTELHEVAAGRVQPDAIQYDLQRLFSRSKNVDIITDEVTHVDREAKVVTTSSHSFNYDYLILAMGGEPNTFNVPGVDEHAFTMWSWEDANKIRRHIQDTVEAASNEHDDAKRKAMLTAVVSGAGFTGVELVGDLMEWKDHLAKANKLDPAEFSLYLVEAAPQILGVVTEKEQQKAEKYMLKQGIQIIKGNGVANVEKDSVELSDGTVIPTHTLIWTAGVKANSDAAAYGIEQARAGRLVANKYMEAKDSDGVYLAGDLVYYEEPDKDNAPVPQIVQSAEQTAHTAAANIIASIEGTEKHEHKGTYQGFMISIGSRYGVAYLMDKIHLSGFIAMLVKHIVNLFYFMTIGSGYYFVQYIYHEFFHIKEKRNIFRGHLSRLGNVLWALPLRVFYGSMWTWEAVKKIYGLYGTTSWFGDEVVLPFAWLKEATTGASEAVTETVSHPVFGLSYAYGEEPMMIFKEAPEWFNSIMQVMIPNVEMALFFQKFMTIVELLIGLAIIAGLFTFLANAATIALVISFSLSGMFYWVNMWFIPVAIALMNGSGRAFGLDYYVIPWIQKKLDNWWYGKTKSIYRPGVGQ, from the coding sequence ATGAGTAAAAAGAATATTGTGGTTGTGGGAGCAGGCTTTGCCGGTGTGGCCGCCGCGAAGAAATTGTCCCGACATTTCAAGAAAAATCCGGATGTCTTGATCACCTTGATCGACAAACATTCCTACCAAACGTACATGACTGAGTTGCATGAGGTGGCAGCGGGACGTGTGCAGCCCGATGCGATTCAATATGATCTGCAACGTCTGTTCAGCCGTAGCAAAAACGTGGATATCATTACGGATGAAGTCACCCATGTGGACCGTGAAGCCAAAGTGGTCACAACCAGCAGCCACAGCTTCAATTACGACTATTTGATCCTGGCGATGGGTGGAGAGCCGAATACGTTCAACGTCCCGGGCGTCGATGAGCATGCCTTCACGATGTGGTCTTGGGAAGATGCGAACAAAATCCGCCGTCATATCCAGGATACGGTCGAAGCAGCCTCAAATGAACACGATGATGCGAAACGCAAAGCAATGTTGACTGCAGTAGTCAGCGGTGCTGGTTTTACCGGCGTGGAACTGGTCGGCGACTTGATGGAATGGAAAGACCATCTGGCTAAAGCCAACAAATTGGATCCGGCTGAATTCAGCCTTTATCTGGTTGAAGCTGCACCGCAGATTTTGGGTGTCGTAACCGAAAAGGAACAACAAAAAGCTGAGAAATACATGCTGAAGCAAGGCATCCAGATCATCAAAGGCAATGGGGTCGCGAACGTCGAGAAGGACAGCGTCGAGTTGTCTGATGGAACGGTCATTCCGACACACACATTGATCTGGACGGCAGGGGTAAAAGCCAACTCGGACGCAGCCGCTTACGGCATCGAGCAAGCAAGAGCGGGCCGTTTGGTAGCCAATAAATACATGGAAGCGAAAGATTCCGATGGCGTCTACTTGGCAGGGGACTTAGTCTACTACGAAGAGCCTGACAAAGACAATGCGCCGGTTCCGCAGATCGTTCAGTCCGCGGAACAAACGGCACACACAGCCGCAGCCAACATCATCGCTTCTATCGAAGGCACAGAGAAGCACGAACACAAAGGCACGTATCAAGGGTTCATGATTTCGATCGGTTCCCGTTATGGCGTTGCTTACTTGATGGACAAAATCCATTTGAGCGGCTTCATAGCGATGCTCGTGAAGCATATCGTGAACTTGTTCTACTTCATGACGATCGGTTCAGGCTATTATTTCGTCCAATACATTTATCATGAATTCTTCCATATCAAAGAAAAACGCAACATCTTCCGTGGCCACTTGTCCCGTTTGGGTAACGTGCTTTGGGCGCTGCCATTGCGTGTCTTCTACGGCAGCATGTGGACCTGGGAAGCGGTCAAGAAGATCTACGGTCTGTACGGCACGACTTCTTGGTTCGGTGATGAGGTTGTCCTGCCTTTCGCTTGGCTGAAGGAAGCGACAACCGGAGCATCCGAAGCTGTCACGGAAACGGTCAGCCATCCGGTGTTCGGTTTGAGCTATGCCTATGGCGAAGAGCCGATGATGATCTTCAAAGAAGCACCTGAGTGGTTCAATAGCATCATGCAAGTCATGATCCCGAACGTGGAAATGGCTTTGTTCTTCCAGAAATTCATGACGATTGTCGAGTTGCTGATCGGTTTGGCGATCATCGCTGGCTTGTTCACTTTCTTGGCGAATGCCGCAACAATCGCATTGGTGATCTCGTTCTCCTTATCCGGTATGTTCTACTGGGTGAACATGTGGTTCATTCCGGTGGCCATAGCCTTGATGAACGGATCGGGCAGAGCCTTCGGGTTGGACTACTATGTGATTCCGTGGATCCAGAAGAAACTTGACAACTGGTGGTACGGTAAGACAAAATCAATCTATAGACCGGGCGTCGGTCAATAA
- a CDS encoding Gx transporter family protein, whose product MNKNKRLIYISLLAAQGVVITMLERAIPFPFAFAPGAKLGLANIITLLAIFTLPYKDSLKVVWMRLLISTLLGGTLSTFLYSFAGAFLSYGGMLLVRLLGPKRVSMIGISAAGGILHNVGQLAMASLIAQSFSVMLYLPILSVTGIFSGIAVGVAANYLLEHVSTIRQFQLDESSKSKLTKAWYEASLVYRKEHD is encoded by the coding sequence ATGAATAAAAATAAACGTTTGATCTATATTTCATTATTGGCTGCGCAGGGTGTGGTCATCACGATGCTGGAGCGGGCGATTCCGTTTCCTTTCGCGTTTGCGCCGGGTGCGAAGCTGGGTTTGGCGAACATCATTACATTATTGGCGATCTTTACGCTGCCTTATAAGGACAGTCTGAAGGTCGTGTGGATGCGGCTCTTGATTTCGACGTTGCTGGGCGGGACGTTATCGACCTTCCTGTACAGTTTTGCGGGGGCTTTTTTGAGTTATGGCGGGATGCTTTTGGTCCGGCTTCTGGGGCCGAAGCGGGTCAGCATGATCGGCATCAGTGCTGCCGGCGGGATTCTGCATAATGTCGGTCAGTTGGCGATGGCAAGTCTGATTGCGCAATCGTTCAGCGTGATGCTTTACTTGCCGATTCTTTCCGTGACCGGCATCTTCTCCGGGATCGCGGTCGGGGTGGCGGCGAATTACTTGTTGGAGCATGTCTCGACGATCCGTCAGTTCCAATTGGATGAGTCCTCTAAAAGTAAATTGACGAAAGCGTGGTATGAGGCTTCACTGGTCTATCGGAAAGAGCATGACTAG
- a CDS encoding very short patch repair endonuclease, producing the protein MADKITSEQRRKNMQAIKSHSKLEELVTKELWKKGVRYRRNSHELLGKPDVSIKKYRLVIFIDSCFWHSCPIHGKVPKTNVEFWEKKLRKNKERDNLVNNYYRTNGWHVIRIWEHEIHENLEVVIENIITTINLLKNS; encoded by the coding sequence ATGGCCGACAAGATAACTTCAGAACAAAGAAGAAAAAATATGCAAGCGATAAAGTCACATTCAAAACTAGAAGAATTGGTAACCAAAGAACTCTGGAAAAAAGGTGTGCGATACAGACGTAATTCGCATGAATTATTAGGAAAACCCGACGTTTCAATAAAAAAATATAGGCTTGTGATATTTATTGACTCCTGTTTTTGGCATTCTTGTCCTATCCATGGAAAAGTACCAAAAACAAATGTTGAGTTTTGGGAGAAGAAACTTAGAAAAAATAAAGAGAGAGATAACTTAGTCAATAATTACTACCGTACTAACGGATGGCACGTCATTAGAATTTGGGAACATGAAATTCACGAAAATTTAGAGGTAGTAATAGAAAATATCATCACCACTATTAACTTATTGAAAAATTCATAA